From a single Streptomyces sp. NBC_00377 genomic region:
- the modA gene encoding molybdate ABC transporter substrate-binding protein, which yields MTRTARRTGRPIQVAALGAAALLALSACSSSGSDSSSGASDSASASAPGRVSGAVTVFAAASLKESFTTLGEEFEKAHPGTKVTFSFGGSDSLAASITGGAPADVFASASPKTMAIVTDAGDASGAPATFARNQLEIATLPGNPDKVSSLKDLTGSGLKVVLCDRTVPCGAAAQKALDAGGLKLTPVSYEQDVKAALTKVRLKEADAAVVYKTDVHAAGDKVEGVEFPESADAVNDYPIVRLKGARNAGAALAFIALVRSAEGQKVLTEAGFLKP from the coding sequence ATGACCCGTACCGCGCGCCGGACCGGCCGGCCGATACAGGTGGCCGCCCTGGGAGCCGCCGCGTTGCTGGCCCTGAGCGCCTGTTCGTCGTCCGGCTCGGACTCCTCGTCCGGGGCGTCGGACTCGGCGTCCGCCTCCGCCCCGGGCAGGGTCTCCGGGGCGGTGACCGTGTTCGCCGCGGCCTCGCTGAAGGAGAGCTTCACGACGCTGGGCGAGGAGTTCGAGAAGGCGCACCCGGGGACGAAGGTCACCTTCAGCTTCGGCGGCAGCGACTCCCTCGCCGCGAGCATCACCGGCGGCGCCCCGGCGGACGTGTTCGCCTCCGCCAGCCCGAAGACGATGGCCATCGTGACGGACGCGGGCGACGCCTCCGGCGCCCCCGCCACCTTCGCCCGCAACCAGCTCGAGATCGCCACCCTGCCGGGCAACCCCGACAAGGTCTCCAGTCTCAAGGACCTCACCGGGTCGGGCCTGAAGGTCGTACTGTGCGACAGGACCGTGCCCTGTGGCGCGGCCGCCCAGAAAGCCCTCGACGCCGGCGGGCTGAAGCTCACCCCCGTCTCCTACGAGCAGGACGTCAAGGCCGCCCTGACGAAGGTCAGGCTGAAGGAGGCCGACGCGGCCGTCGTCTACAAGACGGATGTGCACGCCGCGGGTGACAAGGTGGAGGGCGTGGAGTTCCCCGAGTCGGCCGACGCCGTCAACGACTACCCGATCGTCCGGCTGAAGGGCGCGCGGAACGCCGGTGCCGCCCTGGCGTTCATCGCGCTGGTGCGGTCCGCCGAGGGCCAGAAGGTCCTGACCGAGGCCGGGTTCCTCAAGCCGTGA
- the modB gene encoding molybdate ABC transporter permease subunit, with product MTPFDRSGAAADTLRGGPRRRRLRGRTRGVPLPLLVPALIGLAFLVVPLIALLVRAPWRSLPELLTGAEVWEALRLSLVCATAATAVSLVVGVPLAWLLARVEFPGRGLVRALVTLPLVLPPVVGGVALLMALGRNGIVGRWLDSWFGVTLPFTTAGVVIAEAFVAMPFLVISVEGTLRAADPRYEEAAATLGASRFTAFRRVTLPLIAPGIAAGAVLAWARALGEFGATITFAGNFPGRTQTMPLAVYLALQSDPEAAIALSLVLLAVSVAVLAGLRDRWMTAP from the coding sequence GTGACCCCGTTCGACCGGTCCGGCGCCGCGGCCGACACCCTGCGCGGCGGTCCGCGGCGGCGGCGCCTCCGGGGCCGGACGCGGGGCGTGCCGCTGCCGCTGCTGGTGCCCGCGCTGATCGGCCTGGCGTTCCTCGTCGTGCCGCTGATCGCCCTGCTCGTACGGGCCCCGTGGCGCAGCCTGCCCGAGCTGCTGACCGGCGCCGAGGTGTGGGAGGCGCTGCGGCTGTCCCTGGTCTGCGCCACCGCCGCCACCGCGGTGAGCCTGGTCGTCGGCGTGCCGCTGGCCTGGCTGCTTGCCCGGGTCGAGTTCCCCGGACGCGGCCTGGTCCGGGCCCTCGTCACGCTGCCGCTCGTGCTGCCGCCGGTGGTCGGCGGTGTGGCCCTGCTGATGGCGCTCGGCCGCAACGGCATCGTCGGGAGGTGGCTCGACTCCTGGTTCGGCGTCACCCTCCCGTTCACCACCGCCGGCGTCGTGATCGCCGAGGCGTTCGTCGCCATGCCGTTCCTCGTGATCAGCGTCGAGGGCACCCTGCGCGCCGCCGACCCGCGCTACGAGGAGGCGGCCGCCACCCTCGGCGCCTCCCGCTTCACCGCCTTCCGCCGGGTCACGCTGCCGCTGATCGCGCCGGGCATCGCGGCCGGCGCGGTACTCGCCTGGGCCCGGGCGCTCGGCGAGTTCGGCGCGACCATCACTTTCGCCGGCAACTTCCCCGGCCGCACCCAGACCATGCCGCTGGCCGTGTACCTGGCCCTGCAAAGCGACCCGGAGGCCGCCATCGCCCTCAGCCTGGTCCTGCTGGCCGTGTCCGTCGCGGTGCTGGCGGGCCTGCGCGACCGCTGGATGACAGCCCCGTGA
- a CDS encoding ABC transporter ATP-binding protein: protein MRPRDGASAAPEDRPAHDGPAAPTVPVAFAGAASAAEAGLDAHLVVERGTFRLDVPMTVAPGEVVALLGPNGAGKTTALRALAGLTPLTGGRLRLDGAALDRTPPESRPVGVVFQDYLLFPHLTALDNVAFGPRCQGATRAQARARAAEWLDRLGLAEHADAKPRKLSGGQAQRVALARALATRPRLLLLDEPLAALDARTRLEVRSQLRRHLAEFEAVAVLVTHDPLDAMVLADRLVVVEHGRVVQEGVPSDIARHPRTDYIAQLVGLNLYRGEADGHTVRLDAGPCLTTTENLSGPVFVAFPPSAVTLYRERPLGSSARNLWQCRVAGLETHGDQIRADLTGELPLVADLTTVAAAELDLHPGAGVWATVKAAQTHAYPV from the coding sequence ATCCGGCCCCGCGACGGCGCCTCCGCCGCCCCCGAGGACCGCCCCGCCCACGACGGCCCCGCTGCCCCCACGGTCCCCGTCGCCTTCGCGGGCGCGGCCTCCGCCGCCGAGGCCGGACTCGACGCCCACCTCGTCGTGGAACGCGGCACGTTCCGGCTCGATGTGCCGATGACGGTCGCGCCCGGTGAAGTCGTCGCCCTGCTCGGCCCCAACGGCGCCGGGAAGACCACCGCCCTGCGCGCCCTCGCCGGTCTCACGCCGCTCACCGGCGGTCGTCTGCGGCTGGACGGCGCGGCGCTGGACCGTACGCCGCCGGAGTCCCGCCCGGTCGGCGTCGTCTTCCAGGACTACCTGCTTTTCCCGCACCTGACCGCGCTGGACAACGTGGCCTTCGGGCCGCGCTGCCAGGGTGCGACGAGGGCGCAGGCGCGGGCGCGGGCCGCCGAGTGGCTGGACCGCCTGGGCCTCGCGGAGCACGCCGACGCCAAGCCGCGCAAGCTGTCCGGCGGGCAGGCCCAGCGGGTCGCCCTGGCCCGGGCACTGGCCACCCGCCCGCGTCTGCTGCTCCTCGACGAGCCGCTGGCAGCGCTGGACGCCCGCACCCGCCTGGAGGTCCGCTCGCAACTCCGCCGCCATCTGGCCGAGTTCGAGGCCGTCGCCGTCCTGGTCACCCATGACCCTCTGGACGCCATGGTGCTCGCCGACCGGCTGGTCGTCGTCGAGCACGGCCGGGTCGTCCAGGAGGGTGTCCCGTCCGACATCGCCCGTCATCCCCGTACGGACTACATCGCCCAGTTGGTCGGTCTGAATCTCTACCGGGGCGAGGCCGACGGTCACACCGTCCGTCTCGACGCCGGTCCGTGCCTGACCACCACGGAGAACCTGTCGGGGCCGGTCTTCGTGGCGTTCCCGCCGAGCGCGGTCACCCTCTACCGCGAACGGCCCCTCGGCTCCAGCGCCCGTAACCTCTGGCAGTGCCGGGTCGCCGGTTTGGAGACCCACGGCGACCAGATCCGCGCCGACCTCACCGGAGAGCTCCCGCTGGTCGCGGACCTCACCACGGTCGCCGCCGCCGAACTCGATCTGCATCCGGGCGCGGGGGTCTGGGCGACGGTGAAGGCGGCCCAGACCCACGCATACCCCGTCTGA
- a CDS encoding DUF6299 family protein: protein MSLRPALTAAAGAVLLLLAAPAVTAAADPSESVTVAPVGRIAPDGTVTLSGTYRCVGDSGPVFVSSSIGQSSGNGRHGIGGTRAVCDGAEHTWENTGKTTPNDLEPGAAHVEATLMELRPQGGLPLPHFHAAQERDITLSAG from the coding sequence ATGTCGTTGCGTCCAGCCCTCACCGCGGCCGCCGGTGCCGTTCTGCTCCTGCTCGCCGCCCCGGCGGTCACGGCCGCCGCCGATCCCTCGGAGTCCGTCACCGTCGCCCCGGTCGGCCGTATCGCCCCGGACGGCACCGTCACCCTCTCCGGCACGTACCGCTGCGTCGGCGACTCCGGCCCTGTCTTCGTCAGCTCCTCGATCGGCCAGAGTTCCGGCAACGGACGGCACGGCATCGGCGGCACCCGTGCCGTGTGCGACGGCGCCGAGCACACCTGGGAGAACACGGGCAAGACCACTCCCAACGACCTCGAACCCGGCGCGGCGCACGTCGAGGCCACGCTGATGGAGCTCCGCCCCCAGGGCGGCCTGCCCCTGCCCCACTTCCACGCGGCACAGGAGCGGGACATCACCCTGTCCGCCGGCTGA
- a CDS encoding DUF5999 family protein, whose product MCSHQLPGASADARPAHLAHIVAAHPEQGWNLLCDGTILFDDSGELLPDGRVVDPHRVTAAQLTVAA is encoded by the coding sequence ATGTGTTCTCACCAGCTCCCCGGTGCTTCGGCCGACGCCCGCCCGGCCCACCTCGCGCACATCGTCGCCGCCCACCCCGAGCAGGGCTGGAACCTGCTGTGCGACGGCACGATCCTCTTCGACGACTCCGGCGAGCTGCTGCCCGACGGCCGGGTCGTGGACCCGCACCGGGTGACCGCCGCCCAGCTGACCGTCGCCGCCTGA
- a CDS encoding RidA family protein — MSTERVNPPQLSPPVGFSHAVVAAGERIVFLAGQTALDAEGKVVGESLPEQFGRALSNLLAALTAAGGTASDLARVTVYVTDVAAYREQAAELGSIWRELAGRDYPAMAVVGIVRLWDEQALVELDGVAVLDR; from the coding sequence GTGAGCACCGAGCGCGTCAACCCGCCCCAACTCTCCCCGCCGGTGGGCTTCTCCCACGCCGTCGTCGCCGCCGGTGAGCGGATCGTCTTCCTGGCCGGCCAGACCGCGCTCGACGCCGAGGGGAAGGTGGTGGGCGAGTCGTTGCCGGAGCAGTTCGGCCGGGCGCTGAGCAATCTGCTCGCGGCGCTGACTGCGGCGGGCGGCACGGCCTCGGACCTGGCGCGCGTCACCGTGTACGTCACGGATGTCGCCGCGTATCGAGAGCAAGCAGCCGAACTGGGCTCGATCTGGCGGGAGTTGGCCGGCCGTGACTATCCGGCGATGGCGGTCGTCGGGATCGTGCGGCTCTGGGACGAGCAGGCTCTCGTCGAGCTGGACGGGGTCGCGGTGCTGGACCGGTGA
- a CDS encoding acyl-CoA dehydrogenase family protein: MPAFSLEPEQTAWCAELRSLAAERLRPLAEKGEPGRVNRPLIAELGRLGLLPRLFTSGAVDLCLMRESLAYACTEAETALALQGLGAHPVHAHGTPAQRQRWLPGVTEGTAVAAFALSEPGAGSDAAALSLAADPEGPDGWRLTGEKCWISNAPEADFYTVFARTTPGAGARGVTAFLVPADRPGLTGSALDMLSPHPIGALRLDAVPVTADDVLGEPDRGFRVAMGTLDLFRPSVGAFAVGMAQAALDATLAHTARREAFGGRLSGLQAVAHQVAEMALRTEAARLMVLAAATAYDDGAPDLPRRAAMAKLFATETAQYVVDTAVQLHGARALHRGHLLEHLYREVRAPRIYEGASEVQRSIIARELYAGLVDREAR; this comes from the coding sequence ATGCCCGCATTCTCGCTCGAACCGGAACAGACCGCCTGGTGCGCCGAGCTGCGGTCCCTGGCCGCCGAGCGGCTGCGCCCCCTCGCCGAGAAGGGCGAACCGGGCCGCGTCAACCGCCCGCTGATCGCCGAACTCGGCCGACTGGGCCTGCTGCCGCGGCTGTTCACCTCCGGCGCCGTCGACCTGTGCCTGATGCGGGAGTCCCTCGCGTACGCCTGCACCGAGGCGGAGACCGCGCTCGCCCTGCAAGGACTGGGTGCGCATCCGGTCCACGCCCACGGCACCCCCGCCCAGCGGCAGCGCTGGCTGCCCGGCGTGACCGAGGGCACCGCGGTCGCCGCGTTCGCCCTGAGTGAGCCCGGCGCGGGCTCGGACGCGGCGGCACTGTCGCTGGCCGCCGACCCGGAGGGCCCGGACGGCTGGCGGCTGACCGGCGAGAAGTGCTGGATCTCCAACGCTCCCGAAGCCGACTTCTACACCGTCTTCGCCCGCACCACCCCGGGGGCCGGCGCCCGCGGCGTCACCGCGTTCCTCGTGCCCGCGGACCGCCCCGGCCTCACCGGCTCCGCCCTCGACATGCTCTCCCCGCACCCCATCGGCGCCCTCCGCCTGGACGCCGTCCCCGTCACGGCGGACGACGTGCTCGGCGAGCCCGACCGCGGCTTCCGGGTCGCCATGGGCACCCTCGACCTGTTCCGCCCCAGCGTCGGCGCCTTCGCCGTCGGCATGGCACAGGCGGCCCTCGACGCGACCCTCGCCCACACCGCCCGACGGGAGGCGTTCGGCGGGAGGCTGAGCGGCCTCCAGGCGGTCGCCCACCAGGTCGCCGAGATGGCCCTGCGCACGGAGGCCGCGCGCCTGATGGTCCTCGCCGCGGCGACGGCGTACGACGACGGAGCGCCTGACCTCCCCCGACGTGCCGCGATGGCCAAGCTGTTCGCCACCGAGACCGCGCAGTACGTCGTCGACACGGCCGTCCAACTCCATGGCGCCCGGGCGCTGCACCGAGGCCACCTGCTCGAGCATCTCTACCGGGAGGTGCGCGCGCCGCGGATCTACGAGGGCGCCAGCGAGGTCCAACGAAGCATCATCGCCAGGGAGTTGTACGCCGGACTCGTGGACCGGGAGGCGAGGTGA
- a CDS encoding AMP-binding protein, with protein MNVSAHVDTFARDHLPPPGDWPDLRFELPCLGYPDRVNCAAELLDRAAPDRPVFHTPSGPSWTYGELRARVDRIAHLLSGELGVVPGNRVLLRGPTTPWLAACWLAVLKAGAIAVTVLAQQRPNELRTMCDIARVGYALCDIRAVDDLAKAEVPGLRITTYGGDAPDDLLNRPAPTAPYEAVETASDDVALIAFTSGTTGRPKGCLHFHRDVLAVADTFSRHVLKPLADDVFAGSPPLGFTFGLGGLVVFPMRAGASALLLEQAGPRQLLPAIAEHRVSVLFTAPTAYRAMLDDLNRPHEGNGPGPHDVSSLRRCVSAGENLPGATWRAWHERTGLRLINGIGATELLHIFISAADEHIRPGTTGVPVPGWHARVQDAGGEPVPDGEPGLLAVRGPVGCRYLADPRQRQYVRDGWNVTGDTYVRESDGYFRYVARADDMIISAGYNIAGPEVEEALLRHPEVLEAAVVGRPDARRGQAVVAFAVLREGARRDAEVLRTFLKQELAPYKCPREFVFLDALPRTATGKLQRFRLRGGGDARGRTESHAQNHAGSHHIGDDTDGDQQ; from the coding sequence ATGAACGTCTCGGCCCACGTCGACACCTTCGCGCGTGACCACCTTCCGCCGCCCGGCGACTGGCCCGACCTCCGCTTCGAACTGCCCTGCCTGGGCTACCCCGACCGGGTGAACTGCGCCGCCGAACTGCTCGACCGGGCGGCCCCGGACCGGCCCGTCTTCCACACCCCCTCCGGGCCGTCCTGGACATACGGGGAACTGCGCGCCCGCGTCGACCGGATCGCGCATCTGCTGAGCGGCGAACTCGGGGTCGTCCCCGGCAACCGGGTGCTGCTGCGCGGCCCCACCACGCCCTGGCTCGCGGCCTGCTGGCTGGCGGTGCTGAAGGCGGGCGCGATCGCGGTCACCGTCCTGGCACAGCAGCGGCCGAACGAGCTGCGCACCATGTGCGACATCGCGCGGGTGGGGTACGCGTTGTGCGACATCAGGGCCGTCGACGATCTCGCCAAGGCGGAGGTACCCGGGCTCCGGATCACGACGTACGGCGGTGACGCCCCCGACGACCTGCTGAACCGGCCGGCGCCGACGGCACCGTACGAGGCCGTCGAGACCGCGTCCGACGACGTGGCGCTGATCGCGTTCACCTCCGGAACCACCGGGCGCCCCAAGGGCTGTCTGCACTTCCACCGGGACGTCCTGGCGGTCGCCGACACCTTCTCCCGCCATGTGCTGAAGCCCCTTGCGGACGACGTGTTCGCCGGCAGTCCCCCGCTCGGCTTCACCTTCGGCCTCGGCGGGCTGGTCGTCTTCCCGATGCGGGCCGGCGCCAGCGCCCTGCTCCTCGAACAGGCCGGCCCCCGGCAGTTGCTGCCCGCCATCGCCGAACACCGGGTGAGCGTGCTGTTCACCGCGCCCACCGCCTACCGCGCGATGCTCGACGACCTGAACCGCCCGCACGAGGGGAACGGCCCCGGCCCGCACGACGTCTCCTCGCTGCGCCGCTGTGTCTCCGCCGGTGAGAACCTGCCCGGCGCCACCTGGCGGGCCTGGCACGAGCGGACCGGGCTCCGGCTGATCAACGGCATCGGGGCCACCGAGCTGCTGCACATCTTCATCTCGGCCGCCGACGAACACATCCGTCCCGGTACGACCGGCGTCCCCGTCCCCGGCTGGCACGCGCGCGTGCAGGACGCCGGCGGGGAGCCGGTGCCCGACGGCGAACCCGGACTGCTCGCGGTGCGCGGTCCGGTCGGCTGCCGCTACCTCGCCGACCCCCGGCAGCGGCAGTACGTGCGCGACGGCTGGAACGTCACCGGCGACACCTACGTCCGTGAGTCCGACGGCTACTTCCGGTACGTCGCCCGCGCCGACGACATGATCATCTCGGCCGGGTACAACATCGCGGGCCCGGAGGTCGAGGAGGCGCTGCTGCGGCACCCGGAGGTGCTGGAGGCGGCGGTCGTCGGACGGCCCGACGCGCGCCGGGGACAGGCGGTCGTCGCGTTCGCCGTCCTGCGGGAGGGCGCCCGGCGCGACGCGGAGGTCCTGCGCACCTTCCTCAAGCAGGAGTTGGCGCCGTACAAGTGCCCGCGCGAGTTCGTCTTCCTGGACGCGCTGCCGCGCACGGCCACCGGAAAACTCCAGCGATTCCGGCTGCGTGGTGGAGGCGACGCCCGGGGGCGAACCGAAAGCCACGCCCAAAACCACGCGGGAAGCCATCACATCGGTGATGACACCGATGGTGACCAGCAGTGA
- a CDS encoding PaaX family transcriptional regulator, with product MINVSDQPAPRSLIVTLYGAYGRFAPGPVPVAELIRLLAAVGVDAPSARSSVSRLKRRGLLLPGRTAQGAAGYELSDEARQLLDDGDRRIYATAPPADEGWVLAVFSVPESERQKRHVLRSRLAGLGFGTAAPGVWIAPARLHDETRHTLERLRLDPYVDLFRGEHLGFSPTGESVARWWDLAAIAKQHETFLDAHARVLHAWRQRPDTPPEAAYRDYLLALDSWRHLPYSDPGLPARLLPRDWPGTRSAAVFQGLHERLRDAGAEFAGVTPGAP from the coding sequence ATGATCAACGTGTCCGATCAGCCCGCACCCCGGTCTCTCATCGTCACGCTCTACGGCGCGTACGGCCGCTTCGCCCCGGGCCCGGTGCCCGTCGCCGAGCTGATCCGGCTGCTCGCCGCGGTCGGTGTCGACGCGCCCTCCGCCCGTTCCTCGGTGTCCCGGCTGAAGCGGCGCGGGCTGCTGCTGCCGGGCCGTACGGCGCAGGGCGCGGCCGGTTACGAACTCTCCGACGAGGCACGGCAGTTGCTCGACGACGGCGACCGGCGCATCTACGCGACGGCCCCACCCGCGGACGAGGGCTGGGTGCTGGCGGTGTTCTCGGTGCCGGAGTCGGAGCGGCAGAAGCGGCACGTGCTGCGGTCGCGGCTCGCGGGCCTGGGGTTCGGTACCGCCGCACCTGGGGTGTGGATCGCGCCGGCGCGGCTGCACGACGAGACCCGGCACACCCTCGAGCGGCTGCGTCTCGACCCTTACGTCGACCTTTTCCGCGGCGAGCACCTCGGTTTCTCGCCGACCGGTGAGTCCGTCGCCCGCTGGTGGGACCTGGCGGCCATCGCCAAGCAGCACGAGACGTTCCTCGACGCCCACGCGCGCGTGCTGCACGCCTGGCGACAGCGTCCGGACACCCCGCCGGAGGCGGCCTACCGCGACTACCTGCTCGCTCTGGACTCCTGGCGTCACCTGCCCTACAGCGACCCCGGCCTGCCCGCCCGCCTGCTCCCCCGGGACTGGCCGGGGACCCGCTCGGCGGCCGTGTTCCAGGGCCTGCACGAGCGCCTGCGGGACGCGGGCGCGGAGTTCGCCGGAGTCACCCCGGGCGCACCGTGA
- a CDS encoding bifunctional salicylyl-CoA 5-hydroxylase/oxidoreductase: MADARASSPAPRDGADGRLRGARPDRTRPRPPEPAGHPLRVAIIGGGPGGLYAAALLKRLDPAREITLWERNAPDDTFGFGVVLSDETLGGIEHADPQVYAALQRDFVRWDDIDIVHRGTRHTSGGHGFAALGRRRLLEILHERCRSLGVALRFRTEAPGPARLAKEYDLVIAADGVHSTTRESYAQVFRPQVTGHHCRYIWLAADFALDAFRFEIAETPHGVMQLHGYPYAADASTVIVEMREEVWRAAGFDGLAEQDSVERCAKIFAEALGGRPLSSNKSAWTTFRTVVNERWSHGNVVLLGDAAHTAHFSIGSGTKLAVEDALALAACLREHPDVRDASAAYEEERRPVVASTQRAARASLEWFENIGLYLDQPPRRFAFNLLTRSRRVTHANLRLRDPRFTEAVEREAGCPPGTPPMFTPFRLRGLTLRNRVVVSPMDMYSATDGLPGDFHLVHLGSRALGGAALVMTEMVCVSAQGRITPGCTGLYTARQADAWRRITDFVHHRAPGAAIGVQLGHAGRKGSTKLMWEGMDEPLPDGNWPLVAASPLPYKPDSQTPRELTRAQLTDLRHQFADAARRAARSGFDLLELHCAHGYLLSGFLSPLTNRRTDAYGGPLAGRLRFPLEVFDAVRTVWPAERPMTVRISATDWARGGTSADDAVEIARAFAAHGADAIDVSTGQVVADERPEFGRSYQTPFADRIRHEAKVPVIAVGAISSWDDVNSLILAGRTDLCALARPHLHDPNWTLHAAAEQGYTGPGAEWPAPYRAGSRPPRTGRTDVPRSARTGRLTQDPAV, encoded by the coding sequence GTGGCCGACGCGCGGGCGTCGTCCCCTGCGCCGCGGGACGGTGCCGACGGGCGGCTCCGCGGCGCACGACCGGACCGCACGCGCCCGCGGCCTCCCGAACCGGCCGGCCACCCCCTGCGCGTCGCGATCATCGGCGGCGGCCCCGGCGGTCTCTACGCGGCGGCCCTGCTGAAACGCCTCGACCCGGCCCGCGAGATCACCCTGTGGGAACGCAACGCCCCCGACGACACCTTCGGCTTCGGAGTCGTCCTCTCGGACGAGACCCTCGGCGGCATCGAACACGCCGACCCGCAGGTCTACGCGGCCCTCCAGCGGGACTTCGTCCGCTGGGACGACATCGACATCGTGCACCGCGGCACCCGGCACACCTCCGGCGGGCACGGCTTCGCCGCCCTCGGCCGGCGCCGGCTCCTGGAGATCCTGCACGAACGCTGCCGCTCCCTCGGCGTCGCCCTGCGCTTTCGCACCGAGGCGCCCGGTCCCGCACGGCTGGCGAAGGAGTACGACCTCGTCATCGCCGCCGACGGTGTGCACAGCACCACCCGTGAGTCGTACGCCCAGGTGTTCCGCCCCCAGGTGACCGGACACCACTGCCGTTACATCTGGCTCGCCGCGGACTTCGCCCTGGACGCCTTCCGCTTCGAGATCGCGGAGACCCCGCACGGCGTGATGCAGCTGCACGGCTACCCCTACGCGGCCGACGCCTCGACCGTGATCGTCGAGATGCGCGAGGAGGTCTGGCGGGCCGCCGGGTTCGACGGACTCGCCGAGCAGGACTCGGTGGAGCGCTGCGCCAAGATCTTCGCGGAAGCCCTCGGCGGACGCCCCCTCAGCTCCAACAAGTCCGCCTGGACCACCTTCCGTACCGTCGTCAACGAGCGCTGGTCGCACGGCAACGTCGTCCTCCTGGGCGACGCCGCCCACACCGCCCACTTCTCCATCGGCTCCGGCACCAAGCTCGCCGTCGAGGACGCCCTGGCGCTGGCTGCCTGTCTGCGAGAACACCCCGATGTCCGGGACGCGTCGGCCGCCTACGAGGAGGAGCGCAGACCCGTCGTCGCCTCCACCCAGCGGGCCGCCCGCGCCAGCCTGGAGTGGTTCGAGAACATCGGCCTCTACCTCGACCAGCCGCCCCGCAGGTTCGCCTTCAACCTGCTCACCCGCAGCCGCCGGGTCACCCACGCCAACCTGCGCCTGCGTGATCCCCGCTTCACCGAGGCCGTGGAGCGGGAGGCCGGCTGCCCGCCCGGCACGCCCCCGATGTTCACCCCGTTCCGGCTGCGCGGTCTGACCCTGCGCAACCGGGTCGTCGTCTCACCCATGGACATGTACTCCGCCACCGACGGTCTCCCCGGCGACTTCCACCTCGTCCACCTCGGCTCCCGCGCACTCGGCGGTGCCGCACTGGTGATGACCGAGATGGTGTGCGTGTCCGCCCAGGGGCGCATCACACCCGGCTGCACCGGCCTGTACACCGCCCGCCAGGCCGACGCCTGGCGGCGCATCACCGACTTCGTGCACCACCGGGCGCCGGGCGCCGCGATCGGCGTCCAGCTCGGCCACGCCGGACGCAAGGGGTCGACGAAGCTGATGTGGGAGGGCATGGACGAACCGCTGCCCGACGGCAACTGGCCGCTCGTGGCCGCCTCCCCACTGCCGTACAAGCCGGACAGTCAAACGCCCCGCGAACTCACCCGGGCCCAACTCACGGACCTCAGGCATCAGTTCGCCGACGCCGCTCGTCGGGCCGCCCGGTCCGGCTTCGACCTCCTCGAACTGCACTGCGCGCACGGCTACTTGCTGTCCGGGTTCCTCTCGCCGCTGACGAACCGCCGCACGGACGCCTACGGAGGGCCGCTCGCCGGGCGGCTGCGGTTTCCGCTGGAGGTCTTCGACGCGGTCCGTACGGTATGGCCGGCGGAACGGCCGATGACCGTCCGCATCTCCGCCACCGACTGGGCGCGGGGCGGTACTTCGGCCGACGACGCCGTCGAGATCGCCCGTGCCTTCGCCGCGCACGGCGCCGACGCGATCGACGTGTCGACCGGACAGGTGGTGGCCGACGAACGCCCCGAGTTCGGCCGCTCCTACCAGACGCCCTTCGCGGACCGGATCCGGCACGAGGCGAAGGTGCCCGTGATCGCGGTCGGCGCGATCTCCTCCTGGGACGACGTCAACTCGCTGATCCTGGCAGGGCGCACCGACCTCTGCGCCCTCGCCAGGCCCCACCTCCACGACCCGAACTGGACCCTGCACGCGGCCGCGGAGCAGGGCTACACCGGACCGGGCGCCGAATGGCCCGCCCCCTACCGGGCAGGCAGCCGGCCCCCGCGCACGGGCCGTACGGACGTACCCCGGTCCGCGCGGACCGGCCGGCTGACGCAGGATCCGGCCGTGTGA